One genomic segment of Chitinophaga parva includes these proteins:
- a CDS encoding S9 family peptidase — translation MKRLLCLLLGCAGLHAAAQQPYNPTHAEEVQRYKDAAKLDSLAKDKVFNTSVHPHWLAGGQQFWYVKEGANKSRSFRLVDVVKRTNVLLRDTAGLAPDTAQHPHLTEHADRWRWFETDSVSPDREHVAYIKDGNVYVRALHGEEQVQQFTRDGSDDVPYGALAWSPDGKYLVGYHIHPVRDSSIYYVLSSVPNTTRGVLKSQPYKQPGDPFTTYEMHLFTLADGKDRKVNTEIIDFFDAPVLHWRKGDPNIFLYEKVDRGHQRFRIIEVNAATAGTRTILDEQTKTFIYENRLYTAYLPNTNEIIWISEKDGWNHIYLVDGITGRVKQQVTKGHYVVKGIDSIDQKKREIWFAASGMSPGEDPYFGHAYRIGFDGQHLVALTPAAGNHRIQYSPDKKYYLDTYSQVNVAPVTELRRISDGKLLLQVERADTTAFAALHIPLPTPFVAKGRDGVTDIYGIMCVPSRFDSTQQYPIIENIYAGPQDAFVPKSYLPWSEMQSLAELGFIVVQVDGMGTANRSKAFHDVCWKNLADAGFPDRILWMKALARKYKFADSTRIGVYGTSAGGQNAAGAVLWHPEFYKAAVAACGCHDNRIDKQWWNEQWMGYPVDKHYGEQSNITNAAKLQGSLLLIVGEHDENVPPESTYRFADALIKANKAFDLLTVPGMGHSDGGPFGRQRKRDFFVQHLFKILPPDRNAGEL, via the coding sequence ATGAAGCGATTACTATGCTTACTGCTGGGATGTGCCGGCTTGCACGCCGCCGCCCAGCAGCCTTACAATCCCACGCATGCAGAAGAAGTGCAGCGTTATAAAGATGCTGCAAAACTGGATAGCCTGGCTAAGGACAAAGTGTTCAACACCAGCGTGCACCCCCACTGGCTGGCCGGCGGGCAGCAGTTCTGGTATGTGAAGGAAGGCGCCAACAAATCAAGGTCCTTCCGCCTGGTAGATGTAGTGAAGCGCACCAATGTGCTCCTCCGGGATACTGCCGGCCTGGCGCCGGACACCGCGCAACATCCGCACCTGACGGAGCATGCAGACCGCTGGCGCTGGTTTGAAACAGACAGCGTATCGCCAGACCGGGAGCATGTGGCTTACATTAAGGATGGCAATGTGTATGTGCGCGCCCTGCATGGGGAAGAACAAGTGCAGCAATTCACCAGGGACGGGAGTGATGACGTGCCTTACGGCGCACTGGCATGGTCGCCGGACGGCAAATACCTGGTGGGCTACCACATCCATCCCGTGCGGGATTCCAGCATTTACTACGTGCTGTCGTCCGTGCCCAATACCACCCGTGGTGTGCTGAAGTCACAGCCATACAAACAACCCGGTGACCCTTTCACCACCTACGAGATGCATCTCTTTACCCTGGCCGATGGGAAAGACCGCAAGGTGAATACGGAGATCATTGATTTCTTTGATGCGCCGGTACTGCATTGGCGCAAAGGCGATCCCAATATTTTCCTGTATGAGAAAGTAGACCGCGGGCACCAGCGTTTCCGTATCATAGAAGTGAATGCGGCTACCGCCGGTACCCGCACCATCCTGGATGAACAGACCAAAACTTTCATTTACGAGAACCGCCTGTACACAGCATACCTGCCCAATACCAACGAGATTATCTGGATTTCGGAAAAAGATGGCTGGAACCACATTTACCTGGTAGACGGTATTACCGGCCGGGTAAAGCAGCAGGTTACGAAAGGCCACTACGTGGTGAAGGGTATTGACAGCATAGACCAGAAGAAAAGGGAGATCTGGTTCGCCGCCAGCGGCATGAGCCCCGGGGAAGATCCTTACTTTGGACATGCCTACCGCATTGGGTTTGACGGGCAGCATCTCGTGGCGCTGACACCGGCAGCAGGCAACCACCGCATCCAGTATTCACCGGATAAGAAGTATTACCTGGATACGTATTCACAGGTGAATGTAGCACCGGTAACGGAGCTGCGCCGCATCAGCGATGGTAAGTTATTGCTGCAGGTGGAGCGGGCTGATACCACTGCGTTTGCGGCCCTGCACATTCCCCTGCCCACACCTTTTGTGGCCAAGGGGCGCGATGGGGTGACCGATATCTATGGCATCATGTGCGTGCCTTCCCGGTTTGACAGCACCCAACAATATCCCATCATTGAAAACATTTATGCCGGCCCGCAGGATGCTTTTGTACCCAAGAGCTACCTGCCCTGGTCGGAGATGCAAAGCCTGGCGGAGCTGGGCTTCATCGTGGTACAGGTGGATGGTATGGGCACGGCCAACCGTTCCAAGGCATTTCACGATGTGTGCTGGAAAAACCTGGCAGATGCCGGCTTCCCGGACCGTATCCTGTGGATGAAAGCACTGGCACGCAAGTATAAGTTTGCAGACAGCACCCGCATAGGCGTGTATGGTACTTCTGCCGGTGGGCAGAATGCAGCCGGCGCTGTGCTCTGGCACCCTGAGTTTTACAAAGCGGCCGTGGCGGCCTGTGGCTGTCATGATAACCGGATCGACAAGCAATGGTGGAATGAGCAATGGATGGGCTATCCCGTGGATAAACATTACGGGGAACAATCCAACATTACCAATGCCGCTAAATTGCAGGGCAGCCTGTTACTGATCGTGGGAGAGCATGATGAGAACGTGCCGCCGGAATCTACCTACCGTTTTGCAGATGCGCTCATCAAGGCCAACAAAGCCTTTGACCTGCTCACCGTACCCGGTATGGGGCACAGTGACGGCGGGCCTTTTGGACGGCAACGCAAGCGTGATTTCTTTGTACAACACCTGTTTAAGATCCTGCCGCCGGACCGTAATGCCGGCGAGCTGTAA
- a CDS encoding DUF885 family protein, producing MQRSLWMLILSCGLGLAAHAQSSDLYEQTSEVNNLMVQFRADYGNLDRFYMIEASPDRMTRLQDIVKSYLGKVQELPYAQYNTGTKVDYQLFLRQLQSMQFNLQKEQQEIHSVAAWFPFADTIYQAERSRRRGTRPDAQAMALDFSRITRSIDTLKARLDSSRQTFTPAQLRRSQAITGGLQDALKSVYEFYNGYDPLFSWWIPEPYKKLTASLEAYGKAFKEKRAAMPGQQDDGSGIVGHPIGREELIRQLQVEMIDYTPEELVDIANKEFKWCDAEMLKASREMGFGDNWKAALEKVKNSYVPAGEQPEAMMKLYNESVDFLKSHDLVTIPPLAEETWRMIMMTPERQLVNPFFTGGEEFSISYPVSGMSEADKLMSMRGNNPHFSRATVHHELLAGHALQEFSTNRYKTYRHFETPFWIEGWSLYWEMQLWDLKFPASPEDRVGMLFWRMHRCARIIFSLNYHLGRWTPQQCIDFLVDRVGHERANAVGEVRRSFVGGYSPLYQVAYMIGGLEFTALKKELVDSGKMTARQYHDAVLHENMMPVEMLRAILEHKDIPKDYKTNWRFYNL from the coding sequence ATGCAACGCAGCCTGTGGATGCTGATACTGAGTTGTGGCCTGGGCCTTGCCGCCCATGCACAAAGCAGTGACCTGTATGAACAAACCAGTGAAGTCAATAACCTGATGGTGCAGTTTCGTGCGGACTATGGTAACCTGGACCGCTTTTACATGATAGAGGCTTCACCAGACCGGATGACCCGCCTGCAGGACATCGTGAAGAGCTACCTGGGGAAGGTGCAGGAACTGCCTTATGCGCAGTATAATACCGGCACCAAAGTGGATTACCAGTTGTTCCTGCGCCAGCTGCAATCCATGCAGTTCAACCTGCAAAAGGAGCAGCAGGAGATCCATTCCGTGGCAGCATGGTTTCCGTTTGCAGATACCATCTACCAGGCGGAGCGCAGCCGGCGCCGCGGTACCCGGCCTGATGCGCAGGCCATGGCGCTGGATTTCAGCCGTATCACCCGCAGCATCGATACGTTGAAAGCGCGGCTGGACAGCAGCAGGCAAACTTTCACGCCGGCACAATTGCGCCGTAGCCAGGCCATTACGGGCGGGCTGCAGGATGCACTGAAAAGTGTGTATGAATTTTACAACGGGTACGATCCGCTGTTCAGCTGGTGGATCCCCGAGCCTTATAAAAAACTGACAGCTTCCCTGGAGGCCTATGGCAAAGCGTTTAAGGAAAAGCGGGCTGCCATGCCGGGACAGCAGGATGATGGCAGTGGTATCGTTGGTCACCCCATTGGCCGGGAAGAACTGATCCGCCAGTTACAGGTGGAAATGATAGATTACACACCGGAAGAACTGGTGGATATTGCCAACAAGGAATTTAAATGGTGCGATGCGGAGATGCTGAAAGCTTCCCGTGAAATGGGTTTTGGCGATAACTGGAAAGCCGCGCTGGAAAAGGTGAAGAACAGTTATGTGCCCGCCGGTGAGCAACCGGAGGCCATGATGAAGCTGTACAACGAATCGGTGGACTTTCTCAAATCACACGACCTGGTAACCATTCCTCCACTGGCGGAAGAAACCTGGCGCATGATCATGATGACGCCGGAACGCCAGCTGGTGAACCCTTTCTTTACCGGCGGGGAAGAATTCAGCATCTCCTATCCCGTAAGTGGTATGAGTGAAGCGGATAAGCTGATGAGCATGCGTGGTAACAACCCGCATTTCTCCAGGGCCACGGTGCACCATGAATTGCTGGCGGGCCATGCCCTGCAGGAATTCAGCACCAACCGTTATAAGACCTACCGCCACTTTGAAACCCCTTTCTGGATTGAAGGCTGGTCCTTATATTGGGAAATGCAATTGTGGGACCTGAAGTTCCCGGCCTCCCCGGAAGACCGGGTGGGGATGCTGTTCTGGCGCATGCACCGCTGCGCACGCATTATTTTTTCCCTCAACTACCACCTGGGCCGCTGGACGCCCCAGCAATGTATTGACTTCCTGGTAGACCGTGTGGGCCATGAGCGCGCCAATGCCGTGGGAGAGGTGAGGAGATCCTTTGTGGGCGGCTATTCCCCGCTGTACCAGGTGGCCTACATGATAGGGGGGCTGGAATTTACAGCACTGAAAAAGGAACTGGTGGATAGTGGCAAGATGACGGCCAGGCAATACCATGATGCCGTACTGCATGAAAACATGATGCCCGTGGAAATGCTGCGGGCCATCCTGGAACATAAGGATATACCGAAAGACTATAAGACCAACTGGCGTTTTTACAATCTCTGA
- a CDS encoding NAD(P)/FAD-dependent oxidoreductase, with the protein MKNIVIIGGGVIGLSSALYLRQAGHEVTVLDKNDFTDNCSYGNAGYVCPSHFIPLAAPGIVAQGLKWMFNPLSPFYVKPSLSNALLGWGLRFMRSANRKNVEQAGVPLRDIALLSAREYTQWEQLPGFSFDYERKGMLEIFQTEGNAEHAHHTVAQAKALGLDTELVNKEELQALEPHAKVNALGAIYFKCDGHLWPNKLMEQLKAYLQAQGVTLRAYQEVKNIAAQNGRITKVITQDSEYSADEVVLAAGAWSRELAQVCGAGIPLMPGRGYSVTLDDFPVKVNHPAVLVEGRAAITPLGAGSLRLGGTMEVVPTHTPPNYKRVQGIVNTVNDFFPDFNIALPSEDKMWYGYRPCSADGIPYIGRGGKYGNLVIATGHSMLGLSLGAATGKLVSEVIDNRPTAIDLKPFDPNRFQ; encoded by the coding sequence ATGAAAAATATTGTGATCATTGGCGGTGGCGTGATAGGCTTGAGCAGCGCGCTGTACCTGCGGCAGGCCGGCCATGAAGTGACGGTGCTGGATAAAAACGATTTCACGGACAACTGTTCCTATGGCAACGCGGGGTATGTGTGTCCCAGCCATTTCATTCCATTGGCAGCGCCTGGCATTGTGGCCCAGGGGCTCAAATGGATGTTCAACCCCCTGAGCCCATTTTACGTGAAACCCTCCCTGAGCAACGCTTTGCTGGGATGGGGCCTGCGCTTTATGCGCAGTGCCAACCGGAAAAATGTGGAGCAGGCAGGGGTGCCCCTGCGCGATATTGCACTGCTCAGCGCCCGGGAATACACCCAATGGGAGCAGCTGCCCGGCTTTAGTTTCGACTACGAGCGCAAAGGCATGCTGGAGATCTTTCAAACGGAAGGAAATGCGGAACATGCCCACCATACGGTGGCGCAGGCAAAAGCACTGGGGCTGGATACGGAGCTGGTGAACAAAGAAGAATTACAGGCACTGGAGCCCCATGCGAAAGTGAATGCCCTGGGTGCTATTTACTTCAAGTGCGACGGGCACCTGTGGCCCAATAAGCTGATGGAACAGCTGAAGGCCTACCTGCAGGCGCAAGGCGTTACGCTGCGTGCATACCAGGAAGTGAAAAATATTGCCGCGCAAAACGGGCGTATTACAAAAGTGATCACACAAGACAGTGAGTATAGCGCAGATGAAGTAGTGCTGGCAGCAGGTGCCTGGAGCCGGGAACTGGCGCAGGTTTGCGGGGCCGGTATTCCGCTCATGCCGGGCCGTGGTTATTCCGTGACCCTGGATGATTTCCCGGTGAAAGTAAACCACCCGGCCGTGCTGGTAGAAGGCCGCGCAGCCATTACGCCACTGGGTGCCGGCAGCCTGCGTTTGGGCGGCACCATGGAAGTAGTGCCCACGCATACACCGCCTAACTATAAGCGGGTGCAGGGCATTGTAAACACGGTGAACGATTTCTTCCCGGATTTTAACATTGCCCTGCCCTCGGAAGATAAGATGTGGTATGGCTACCGGCCCTGCTCTGCAGATGGCATTCCGTACATAGGCCGTGGTGGAAAATATGGAAACCTGGTGATTGCTACGGGCCATTCCATGCTGGGCCTCAGCCTGGGCGCGGCTACCGGGAAACTGGTGTCGGAAGTGATTGATAACAGGCCCACGGCCATCGATCTAAAGCCTTTTGACCCTAACCGTTTTCAATAA
- a CDS encoding AraC family transcriptional regulator translates to MRVLQFTIPVAHEKNIIVQRDVLPHFYPHLHRHNEIQLTWVQQGEGTLVADNNMHTFRGNEIFWISDNQPHVFKSDPSYFLPRSKKKIHAMMLFFNPVGPLAPLFELQDTKGIKAFMHQHKGGFKLPQSQVADISQKMLRIRDTSGAVKMICFLELLQSLYNIKDLVSLGAGVQSNIPNEHEGVRIGSIYNYIMQHYEEPLTLEDVAKRAHMTPQAFCRYFKKHTRHTFISFLNEVRINEACKQLTAGSYESIANIAYSCGFNSVTNFNRVFKTVTGKAPGEYVDHYFHHVETSFAPEP, encoded by the coding sequence ATGAGAGTCCTGCAGTTCACGATTCCTGTTGCCCACGAGAAGAATATTATCGTGCAGCGCGATGTATTGCCGCATTTTTACCCGCACCTGCACCGGCACAACGAGATCCAGCTCACCTGGGTGCAGCAGGGTGAAGGAACCCTGGTGGCCGATAACAACATGCATACCTTCCGGGGCAATGAAATTTTCTGGATCTCGGACAACCAGCCTCATGTGTTCAAGAGCGATCCTTCTTATTTTTTACCCCGGAGTAAAAAGAAGATCCACGCCATGATGCTCTTCTTTAACCCCGTGGGCCCGCTGGCCCCCCTCTTTGAACTGCAGGATACTAAAGGCATTAAGGCTTTTATGCACCAGCACAAAGGAGGCTTTAAACTGCCCCAATCGCAGGTGGCGGACATCTCGCAAAAAATGTTAAGAATCCGTGATACCAGCGGGGCCGTGAAGATGATCTGTTTCCTGGAGCTGTTGCAATCCCTGTATAATATCAAGGACCTGGTGTCACTGGGCGCCGGGGTGCAGAGCAATATCCCGAATGAACATGAGGGCGTGCGCATTGGCAGCATTTATAACTACATCATGCAGCACTATGAAGAACCGCTTACGCTGGAAGATGTGGCCAAACGCGCGCACATGACGCCCCAGGCCTTTTGCCGGTATTTCAAAAAGCACACGCGGCATACGTTTATTTCGTTCTTAAATGAAGTGCGGATCAATGAGGCATGCAAGCAGCTTACCGCGGGGAGTTATGAGAGCATTGCCAATATTGCGTATTCCTGTGGGTTCAATAGTGTGACGAATTTTAACCGGGTGTTTAAGACCGTGACGGGGAAAGCACCGGGAGAATATGTGGATCATTATTTCCACCACGTGGAAACGTCCTTTGCACCGGAGCCATAA
- a CDS encoding dihydrodipicolinate synthase family protein has translation MAIVWKGVFPALTTKFTAGDQLDQALFESNLRAQLDAGVEGIILGGSLGEASVLETAEKEVLVKSAVNVAAGKVPVVLNIAEGSTREALRQAALAKQWGAKGLMLLPPMRYKSDHRETVAYFKTIAASTDLPIMIYNNPVDYKIEVTLQMFEELAEVENIQAVKESTRDVSNVTRMINTFGDRFKILCGVDTLAMEEMLMGAVGWVGGLVCAFPAETVAVYKLVKAGKIEEALKIYRWFLPLLELDIHPKLVQYIKLAEAEAGLGSEHVRAPRLVLEGEERTQVLDVIREALRTRPALPEYKTLAVAL, from the coding sequence ATGGCAATTGTATGGAAAGGCGTATTTCCCGCGCTGACGACGAAATTCACCGCCGGTGACCAACTGGACCAGGCGCTTTTTGAAAGCAACCTCCGCGCGCAGCTGGATGCCGGGGTGGAAGGTATTATCCTGGGTGGCTCCCTCGGGGAAGCCAGCGTGCTGGAAACCGCGGAAAAAGAAGTGCTCGTGAAATCCGCTGTGAACGTGGCTGCCGGCAAGGTGCCCGTGGTGCTCAATATTGCAGAGGGATCTACCAGGGAAGCGCTCCGCCAGGCCGCACTGGCCAAGCAGTGGGGCGCCAAAGGCCTCATGCTGCTGCCGCCCATGCGCTACAAGAGCGACCACCGCGAAACCGTGGCCTACTTTAAGACCATTGCCGCCTCCACAGACCTGCCCATTATGATCTACAACAACCCGGTGGACTACAAGATCGAAGTGACCCTGCAGATGTTTGAAGAACTGGCGGAAGTAGAAAACATCCAGGCGGTGAAAGAATCTACCCGCGACGTGTCTAACGTAACGCGCATGATCAACACCTTTGGCGACCGCTTTAAGATCCTGTGCGGCGTAGACACCCTGGCCATGGAAGAAATGCTGATGGGCGCCGTGGGCTGGGTAGGTGGCCTGGTGTGTGCTTTCCCCGCAGAAACGGTAGCCGTATACAAACTGGTGAAAGCGGGTAAAATTGAAGAAGCGCTGAAGATCTACCGCTGGTTCCTGCCCCTGCTGGAGCTGGATATCCATCCCAAGCTGGTGCAGTACATTAAACTGGCAGAAGCGGAAGCCGGCCTGGGTAGTGAGCACGTGCGCGCGCCCCGCCTGGTGCTGGAAGGCGAAGAAAGAACGCAGGTGCTGGACGTGATCCGCGAAGCGCTGCGTACCCGTCCCGCACTGCCGGAGTACAAAACACTGGCAGTGGCCCTGTAA
- a CDS encoding aldehyde dehydrogenase (NADP(+)): protein MQQEQIDHVLQQANAAFLTYKNIPAVQRASFLEAIAAGLDAAKPALVPVAMEESHLPEARLNGEVGRTSGQLRLFAALIREGSWVEAAIDTALPDRVPARPDIRKLLIPMGPVVVFGASNFPFAFSTAGGDTASALAAGCPVVIKGHPAHPQTSRRVFAIMEHAAVATGMPAHVVQHVEGGNAAGEALVKHPLTAAVGFTGSLQGGKALLQYASERKRNIPVFAEMSSVNPVVLLPDALQENAEQLAQTYAGSITLGMGQFCTNPGILLGIESEGLQRFSRTLGEAIAQVAPQPMLHEGICAAYAKGLQEKLLQPGINLLHAPADRKGKLDAQPAVVSVQADTFLQQPSLHEELFGPFSMLVVCKDKAQLLETLRALEGQLTTTVMATRKDLDAHADVLALQTSLAGRLVLNSVPTGVEVCAAMVHGGPFPATSDSRFTSVGSTAIRRWVRPFCFQGLPDELLPPALQNANPENILRLVDNVYTRDAIV from the coding sequence ATGCAACAAGAGCAGATAGACCACGTGCTGCAACAAGCTAATGCAGCATTTCTTACGTACAAAAATATCCCGGCCGTGCAGCGGGCTTCCTTCCTGGAAGCCATTGCTGCGGGGCTGGATGCCGCTAAGCCCGCACTGGTGCCGGTGGCCATGGAAGAATCGCACCTGCCGGAAGCCCGGCTGAACGGGGAAGTGGGCCGCACCAGTGGCCAGCTGCGCCTGTTTGCCGCCCTTATCCGCGAGGGTAGTTGGGTAGAAGCCGCCATAGACACGGCTTTGCCAGACCGTGTGCCTGCACGCCCGGACATCCGCAAACTGCTCATTCCCATGGGGCCGGTGGTGGTGTTTGGCGCCAGCAATTTTCCCTTTGCCTTTTCCACTGCCGGCGGTGATACCGCCAGTGCACTGGCGGCAGGCTGCCCGGTAGTGATCAAAGGCCATCCCGCCCATCCGCAAACTTCCCGGCGCGTGTTTGCCATCATGGAGCACGCCGCCGTTGCTACCGGCATGCCGGCGCACGTAGTGCAGCATGTGGAAGGTGGCAATGCAGCAGGCGAGGCGCTGGTAAAGCACCCGCTTACCGCTGCCGTGGGCTTCACCGGCTCCCTGCAAGGGGGCAAGGCGCTGCTGCAATATGCATCGGAAAGAAAACGCAACATACCCGTGTTTGCAGAAATGAGCAGCGTGAACCCGGTAGTGCTCCTGCCGGATGCACTGCAGGAAAACGCGGAACAACTGGCGCAAACCTATGCCGGTTCCATCACCCTGGGCATGGGCCAGTTCTGTACCAATCCCGGTATCCTGCTGGGTATTGAAAGCGAAGGCCTGCAGCGGTTTTCCCGCACACTGGGCGAGGCCATTGCGCAGGTGGCGCCCCAGCCCATGCTGCACGAGGGCATCTGCGCTGCTTATGCCAAAGGCCTGCAGGAAAAATTATTGCAGCCCGGCATCAACCTGCTGCATGCCCCGGCGGACCGTAAAGGCAAGCTGGATGCCCAACCTGCGGTGGTAAGCGTGCAGGCGGATACGTTCCTGCAGCAACCGTCCCTGCACGAAGAACTGTTTGGCCCCTTCTCCATGCTGGTGGTTTGTAAAGACAAGGCACAACTGCTGGAGACCCTCCGCGCGCTGGAAGGGCAGCTCACTACCACGGTAATGGCTACACGTAAAGACCTGGACGCACATGCAGATGTGCTGGCGTTACAAACGTCCCTGGCCGGCCGCCTGGTGCTCAATAGTGTGCCTACCGGTGTGGAGGTATGCGCTGCCATGGTGCATGGTGGCCCTTTCCCGGCCACCAGCGACAGCCGGTTCACTTCCGTGGGCAGCACTGCCATCAGGCGCTGGGTGCGGCCCTTCTGCTTCCAGGGATTGCCGGATGAACTGCTGCCGCCCGCTTTGCAAAATGCTAATCCTGAAAATATTCTTCGCCTCGTGGACAATGTGTACACCCGCGATGCCATCGTATAA